In Wolbachia endosymbiont (group B) of Germaria angustata, the following are encoded in one genomic region:
- the typA gene encoding translational GTPase TypA, producing the protein MSEFKSIRNIAIIAHVDHGKTTLLDNMLKQSGTFRENQEVQERVMDSGDQERERGITILAKCTSIMWGDEKINIIDTPGHADFGGEVERVLCMADGVLLLVDAAEGPMPQTKFVLSKALKANLKPIVIINKVDRPDSRIDEVLNEIYELFFNLDATNEQLDFPVLYASGRNGWCAKELSDERKDLSPLFSTVIDYIKPSVYDQNAPFAMLVTLLESDKFLGRILTGKIYQGIAQVNSDLKVIDLDGQVVERGRLTKLLSFSGLKRVPVEQAVAGDIIAIAGLEKASVSDTIAAPEVTTAISSTPVDPPTMAITISVNDSPFAGQEGTKLTSTVIKDRLYAEAETNVAITVTLAPSGEAFEVGGRGELQLGVLIENMRREGFELSVSRPRVLFKEEDGKKLEPIEEVVIDVDDEYSGIIMEKLSFRKGEVTDMRPSGSGRTRLTFLVPSRGLIGYQGEFLTDSRGTGIINRLFHSYAPHKGSISGRRNGVLISTDKGEAVAYAIFNLQDRGIMFVKPQDKVYCGMIVGQHSRDNDLEINVLKGKQLTNVRASGSDEAIKLTPPKIMTLEDMIAYIDDDELVEVTPKSIRLRKKFLDPNERKRAGRAKNKE; encoded by the coding sequence ATGAGTGAATTTAAATCAATCCGCAATATTGCAATAATTGCACACGTTGACCACGGAAAAACTACTTTACTTGATAACATGTTAAAACAAAGTGGCACGTTTCGTGAGAATCAAGAAGTTCAAGAACGAGTGATGGATAGTGGTGATCAAGAACGTGAACGTGGTATTACAATACTTGCAAAATGTACGTCAATAATGTGGGGTGATGAGAAAATCAATATCATTGATACACCAGGACATGCGGATTTTGGTGGAGAAGTGGAAAGGGTGCTCTGCATGGCAGATGGTGTATTACTACTGGTTGATGCTGCAGAAGGTCCAATGCCACAAACAAAATTTGTGCTCTCAAAAGCACTAAAGGCAAATTTAAAACCGATTGTGATAATCAATAAGGTTGATCGACCAGACAGCAGAATTGATGAAGTACTAAATGAAATATATGAGTTATTTTTTAACCTTGATGCAACCAACGAGCAACTAGATTTTCCAGTACTCTATGCTTCAGGTAGAAACGGTTGGTGTGCTAAGGAGCTATCTGATGAGAGAAAAGATTTAAGCCCATTATTTTCAACGGTGATAGATTACATAAAACCTTCCGTTTATGATCAAAATGCACCTTTTGCTATGCTAGTTACTTTACTTGAATCTGATAAATTTCTTGGCAGAATATTGACAGGAAAGATTTACCAAGGAATCGCGCAAGTTAACTCAGATCTTAAGGTAATTGATCTTGATGGTCAAGTGGTTGAGCGAGGGAGATTAACTAAGTTACTCTCATTTTCTGGCTTAAAACGCGTTCCAGTAGAGCAAGCTGTAGCTGGTGATATCATTGCCATTGCAGGACTTGAGAAAGCTTCAGTTTCAGACACTATAGCAGCACCAGAAGTTACAACTGCGATCAGCTCAACTCCAGTTGACCCTCCAACAATGGCGATTACTATAAGCGTTAATGACTCACCTTTTGCTGGGCAAGAGGGAACAAAACTTACCTCAACTGTTATAAAAGATCGTTTATATGCAGAAGCAGAAACAAACGTTGCAATTACTGTAACTTTGGCTCCAAGTGGTGAAGCATTTGAAGTAGGTGGACGTGGTGAGTTGCAGCTTGGGGTACTGATTGAAAATATGAGAAGGGAAGGTTTTGAACTTTCAGTTTCACGGCCTCGAGTGCTGTTTAAAGAAGAAGATGGCAAAAAACTTGAACCTATAGAGGAGGTAGTAATTGATGTAGATGATGAGTATAGTGGAATCATCATGGAAAAACTTAGCTTTCGAAAAGGTGAAGTAACTGACATGAGACCTTCTGGTAGTGGCAGAACTAGGTTGACATTTTTAGTGCCATCAAGGGGATTAATTGGCTATCAGGGAGAATTTTTAACTGATTCTCGCGGCACTGGTATAATCAACCGTTTATTTCACAGTTATGCTCCACATAAAGGTTCAATTTCCGGAAGGCGTAATGGAGTTTTAATTTCAACAGATAAAGGCGAAGCAGTAGCGTATGCAATTTTCAATCTGCAAGATAGGGGAATTATGTTTGTTAAGCCACAAGATAAGGTATATTGTGGTATGATTGTCGGTCAGCATAGTCGTGACAATGATTTAGAAATAAATGTACTTAAAGGTAAGCAATTAACAAACGTAAGAGCTTCAGGTAGCGATGAAGCTATAAAGCTTACTCCACCAAAAATAATGACACTGGAGGATATGATAGCATATATAGACGATGATGAATTGGTAGAAGTAACTCCAAAATCTATACGTTTGCGTAAGAAGTTCCTCGATCCAAATGAACGTAAGCGTGCAGGAAGGGCGAAGAATAAAGAGTAA